Below is a genomic region from bacterium.
CACGTCCGCTTCGAACTCGATGTAGTCGCCCGGCTTCGACAACGGCGCGCGCACCTCGATGCGCCCGTCCGCCGAGATTTCCGTGTTCATGAATACGTTGAAGGGATCCGGAATCAAGTATTCCGGGACGCCGTGCGGCTCGAGGACGTCCGAGAGAATGGCCAGACAGCTGGGGTGATCCGTGACGCCGAAGCGGATCGGATAGTCGTAGGGGCTGCAGGCGGATGACTGCAGGTCGTGGCGCCCGACGGTGTCGGCCACGATCGTGAGCAGCGGGCGGCACTTGGTGCTGTAGAGCCGGTGGCCGGTCGTGAGCAGCCACGTGTTGTTGAGCTTCCGGGTGTTGCCCTGGGACAGGCGCTCGGTCGGATCGTCTTTCGAGAAGACGACGAGGTCGCTGACCTGCCGGCCTTCGAGGTCGGTGATGCGGAACCGCCCGCCGCGCCGCACGAAGAACGCCGCGCCGCCGCGCGGCGGAACCACCTGCCGGCTCTCCGCGCGCCGCTCCGTCACGACACCCCGGCGGCGGCCTCCACGTCCGCGTACAGCACGGCGTCCGGGTGGCGGCGCAGCACCGACGCCGGGCACCCCGGCGAGATCGGGCCGCGCAGCATCTCTCTGACGGCCGCGCGTTTGGACGGCCCCGGCACGACGCAGGCGATCGCCGCGGCCCGCATGATCGCCGGCACGGTCAGGGTGAGCGCCTGCGCCGGGACCGCGTCCGGCGTTTCGAAGCAGCCGTCGGTCACCTGCTGCCGCCGCGACCGGTCGTTCAGCGCCACGACGCGCAGGAGACGGGGGTCGTCGAAGTCGGTGTCGCCGGGCTCGTTGAACGCGATGTGGCCGTTCTCGCCGACGCCGATGCAGGCGAGGTCGATCGGGCCGGCTCGCAGCAGACCGGTGTAGCGCGCGGCCTCCGCCGGCGGGTCGGGGGCGTTTCCGTCGATGAAATGCACGGCGCCGGGATGCACGCGGTCGAAGATCCGCTCGCGCAGAAACTGCCCGAACGCCTGCGGCGCCCGGGCCGGGAAGCCCAGGTATTCGTCGACGTGGAACGCCGTGACCCGACCCCAGTCGATGCCCGGCGTTTCGGAGAGCGCGCGCAGAAATTCGATCTGCGACGGGGCGGACGCGAAGAGGGCGCGCGCCCCGCCGCGTTCGTCGAGCGCGGCGCGCAGCCGGGCCGCGGCGCGGGCGGCGGCCGCCCGTCCCATCTCGCCGCGCGTCGCGTGCACTTCCACAGCCAGCCGGTCCACGCGCAGGGTGCGCACGGCGGTCACGGCGCGGTCGCGCCGCGGAGTCCTTCGAGAACATCCACGGCGGCGTTCAGGGTCGCATCGATGTCACGGACACAAGAGTCGCCTCCTCCGCCGCGTTGCGGCTTCGGCGATGTCGAACTCGTTCCTCCGCCGAACGGCGCGCCACAGGGTTTTGGCCGGTCGGTGGAACAAGAGGGAGGCATGAGCCCAGCTTGCGCCGGCCCCGTCCGCGGCCCGGACTGGCTGCCGATCGTCCTCGTCCCCGGCCTGCTCTGTACGCCGCGGCTGTACGCCGATCAGCTGACGGCGCTCTGGCGCTTCGGCCAGGTGACCGTCGCCGACCATGCGCGCGACGACAGTGTTGCCGGCATCGCGCGCCGGCTCCTCGCCGCCGCGCCCCCGCGGTTCGCGCTCGTGGGCCTGTCCATGGGCGGCTACACGGCGTTCGAGGTGATGCGGCAGGAGCCGGACCGCGTCGTGCGGCTGGCGCTCCTCGACACGGCGGCCCGCGCGGACACGCCGGAGCAGAGCGAACGCCGCCGCGGCCTGATGGCGCTGGCCCGGGACGGGCGCTTCGCCGAAGTGCTGGAGCCGCTGTTCCTCTCGTGGGTCCACCGGGATCACCGCGCCGACGACGGCCTCCGCCGGATCGTGCGCCGGATGGCGGAGGACACCGGTCCCGACGCTTTCATCCGGCAGCAGACGGCGATCATGTCGCGTCCCGACTCACGCCCCGGCCTCGGCGCGATTCGCTGTCCGACCCTGGTGCTCGTCGGCGACGGAGATGAGTCGACGCCGCCTGACCGCGCGGTCGAGATCGCCGAGGGGATACCGGGCTCCCGGCTCGTGACGATCCCGGAGGCCGGTCATTTGACTACGCTGGAGCAGCCCGGGCGCGTCAACCAGGCGCTGCTCGGCTGGCTGCAATCCTGACGGGAGGCCAAGACTCAATGACCGGGATCGAACGGATCAGCCTCGAGGGGGTGCTGCCGCCGCCCGTCAGCCACTACTGCGACGCCGTGCGCGCGGGCGACATCGTTTACATCTCCGGGATGGTGGCGATGGATCGGGACGCCCGCGTGGTCGGCGCGGGCGACGCGGCCCGGCAGACGGAACAGATCTTCGAGAACATCGCGAAGGTGCTGGCGCGCGTCGGGGCCGACGCGTCGCGGATCACGAGCGTGCTGATCCATCTCACCAACATGGCGGACCGGACCCGGATCAACCCGGTGCGGATCCGGTTCTTCGGCGAGCACCGGCCGGCCAGCACGCTGGTTCAGGTTGGGGCGCTGATTCATCCCGACCTGCTGGTCGAGGTCACCTGCACGGCCTACCTTGGTCCGTAGGCCGAGGGAACCCCGCGCGCGCCCCGGCGCGTACCAACTCCCCGGACGGCAGGACGATGCTGTTGATCGCCGTGGACGGCCGCCAGCGACACCTCAGCGTCGGGCTGACGCAGCCGCAACTCGCCGGCTACATGCGGTGGCTGGGAGCGTACCAGGCGATGGAGTTCGACAGCGGGGGGTCGGTGACGATGGCTCTGCGCCTGCCGTGGCGTTCCGCGCCGGCCGTCGTGAATTCGCCGTCGGACGGCCACGAGCGTCCGGTGGCAAACGCCCTGCTGATCTTCAGCATGCCGGCGGCGAACTCGCGCTAGGGCTACCTCGACCGCACCGTCCGCCGCCCCGCGCCGCCTCCCGCGCCGCGCGCGGGCAGGCGCCGTTTGGCAGCCTTCGGCGGGATCGAGCGCGCGTAGTCGAGCGACCGCCGGATCCAGGGCGCAAGGGATTTGGGCCGCGTCAACAGGGCGGGAGGGGCGGTCACGTACTCGCGCATCGCGCGGCCGGGCATGGGCTCGAAGTGCGACGCTCCGTCGAGTTTCAGAAACACGGCGCGATCCTCGTCCCCGAGACGCAGCACCAGCGACTCTTGGAACAGCGACATGAACAGGTTCCCCGCGACGAACGCCGCAGGATAGCCGAACATCTTCCGGCGCTCGACGTCCGGGTCGCCCGGCACCATCGTGTTGAACGTTCGCACCAACGCCTCCGGCGATTTCTTCCATTTCATCGCCACCGCCGCCACCTCCGTTCTGTCCGTGCCGCGCCTTCCACTATAATGAACCTATCTCAACGGACAGGGAGGTCGCCGGGATGCCCGCGGTTCGACGCGCCGATGTGGTGTGGCAGGGGGATCTGTTCTCCGGATCCGGTGCAGTGTCCGCCGGATCGAGCGGAGTCTTCAAGGAGCTGCCGGTGAGCTGGGCCTCGCGGACCGAGGCGCCGGGCGGCCGCACCAGCCCCGAAGAGTTGCTCGCGGCGGCCCACGCCGGCTGCTTTGCGATGGCCCTGTCGTTTGGGCTGGCGAACGCGAAGACCCCGCCCACCCGGCTCGAAGTGAGCGCGTCGGTCACGTTCGACCGGGTCGGCGAGGGCTTCAAGGTCGTCTCGAGCGCGCTCACCGTGCGGGGACGAGTGTCCGGTCTGGATCAGGAGGGCTTTCGCAAGGCGGCGGAGGCGGCCAAGGACGGCTGCCCGATCTCGCAGGCGCTCAAGGGTAACGTGCAGTTGAGCGTCCAGGCCACGCTCGAGAAGTAGGAGCCGCCCTGGACCTGCCCGCGCGGGTCGGGATTGCGGGCTTCGGCGCGATCGGCCGCGCCGTCGCGGGGGGTCTCGACCGCGGCGTGCCGGGCGCGACCCTCGCCGCGGTCACGAGCCGCGATCTCGAGAAAACGCGCGACGCGGCGCAGGCGTTCTTGCGGCGCGTTCCGCCTGTGGTGCCGCTCGACGAGCTCGTCCGGCGTTCAGGCGTGATCGTGGAGGCGGCGCCGGCCGCGGCGTTCGACGAGATCGCCACCGCCGCGCTCGGCGCGGGGAAGGTCCTGCTCGTCGCGAGCGTCGGCGCCCTCGTGGCGGACCACGAACGTTACGCCGGCCTGGCGCGCCGCGGCGGCGGCACGCTCCACGTGGTGTCCGGCGCGATCGGCGGGCTCGACGCGATCTCGGCCGCGGCGGTGGGCTCCGTCGAGTCGGTCACGATGACGACCCGGAAGCCGCCCCGGGGCCTCGCCGGGGCGCCGTATCTCGAGGCGCACGGCATCGACGTCGCCGCGCTGACCGAGCCGCGGGTCGTCTTCGAGGGGAGCGCGCGCGAGGCGTGCCGTGGCTTTCCGGCCAACGTCAACGTGTCCGCCGCGGTGAGCCTGGCCGGCATCGGACCGGACAGGACGCGGGTGCGGATTATCGCGGATCCGTCGCTCGATCGCAACACGCACGACGTGGAGGTCGCGGGCGACTTCGGGCGCTTCACCGTCCATATCGAGAACCGCCCGAGCGCGAACCCGCGCACGGGCGTGCTGACCGCGATGTCGATCCTGGCGACGATCCGCAAGCTCACGTCTCCGTTCCGGGTCGGATCGTAACGCGGCGTGCACGTCGCGCCGGTGGCAGCAGGCCGTGACGCGGTGCTAAGGGGCGATGAGGATGCCGGTATTGGGAGACAGAGACCGCCAGGCACTGTCGGAGCTCTTCGCGAAGCAGCTGACGGGTTCGATCACGGTCGATCTATTTACGCAGCGTACCTCCCCGATTGTCCTGCCGTCCTCCGTACAGCCGTCTTACGACTGCCAGACTTGCCGTGAGACCGAGGAACTGATGCGCGAGGTGGCGGCCCTCTCGGACCGCGTCACCCTCCAAGTGCACGATTTCGTGGCCGAGGGGGAGACGGCGCGGCGCGCCGGCGTGGACCGGATTCCTGCGCTCGTGTTCCGCGGGAAGAACAAGGGGACGATGCGGTATTTCGGGGCGCCGGCCGGCTACGAGTTCGCCGTGCTGGTGGCGGGCCTGCTCGAGGCGGCCAGCGGCGCCACGTCGCTCGCGCAGGCGACCCGCGAACAGGCCGCCGCTCTATCGTCGCCGGTCCACATCAAGGTGCTCGTCACGCCGACCTGACCGCACTGTCCGGGTGCGGCCAGGCTGGCCCACGAGCTCGCGATCGAAAGCCCGCACGTGACCGCCGACGTGATCGAGGTTGCCGAATTTCCGGACGTGGCCCAGCGATACCAGGTGTACGGTGTTCCCAAGACGATCATCAACGAACAGGTGAACATCGAAGGCGCCGTGCCCGAGGCGCGGTTCCTGAGCCTCGTGCTCGATGCCGTCGGCCCGGGCACCCCGCCGGCCGCCCCGCGCCCGTAGCGGCGGGCTAGCACGCGATCGTCAGTACCGCGGTGCCCTTGACGCGACCGTGCCGCAGCGCGTCGAGCGCTTCGTTGGCGTCCTCGAGCGAAAACGTGTGAATATCGGCGCGGACCGGCACCCGCGGGGCGAGGTCGAGGAACTCGAGGCCGTCCTGCCGCGTCAGGTTCGCGACGGAGCGCACGACGCGCTCCTCCCACAGGAGGTCGTACGGAAACGCCGGGATGTCGCTCATGTGAATTCCGGCGCACACGACGCTCCCGCCCTTCGCGACGGCGCGCAGCGCCGCGGGCACGAGCGGCCCCACCGGCGCGAAGATGATCGCCGCGTCGAGCGGCTCCGGCGGCGCCTCCAGCGAGCCGCCGGCCCACGTGGCGCCGAGGCTCCGCGCGAACTGCTGCGCCGCCGCATCACCGGGGCTCGTGAACGCGTACACCCGCCGGTTCTGCCACCGGGCCACCTGGATGATCATGTGCGCGGCCGATCCGAAGCCGTAGAGGCCGAGGCGCTTCGCCCCGTCCGTCATCCGCAGCGCCCGGTACCCGATCAGCCCTCCGCACAGAAGCGGCGCCGCCGCGAGGTCGGGGTATCCGGCGGGGATAGGGAAGCAGTAACGGTGGTCGGCGGCCGTGTACTCCGCGTATCCCCCGTCGATCTGGTAGCCGGTGAACCGGGCGTTGTCGCAGAGATTCTCGCGGCCGCCGCGGCAGTAGGCACAGGTGCCGTCCGTCCATCCCAGCCACGGCACGCCAACGCGGTCGCCGGCCCTGAAAGGCGCGGCCTCGGCGCCGGCGCTGACGACCGTGCCGACGATTTGATGGCCGAGGATCAGCGGCAGCTTGGGGCGGGGGAGTTCGCCGTCGAGGATGTGCAGGTCGGTTCGGCACACGGCGCAGGCATGGACGCGGAGCAGTACCTGCGAGGCGGATGGCTCCGGCGGCGGGACGTCTGCCGGCCGCAGCCGAGTCTTCGGGGCATCGAGCAGCATGGCGCGCATCGGCCTGCCTCTATCGTGCGTGGGCGCTGGGCGGAAACACGGGGGGCAAAAACTCCGGGCGCTTCGGCCGCGCCGTGGATCCCGGCGGACCAAAACGCCCGGATAACTGCGGGTGCTTAGCGGCCCGCGCGCTTCGCCTTGACCGCTGTCAGCGAGACGATACGGCCGCGGCCGGTCGTCCCGTAGGACCGTCCGCTCGCGGTCCGTCCGGTGCTGCTTCCGTAATGCTGCCGAGCGCACTCGGTCGAGCAAAACTCATCGCGGTGCTGGATCGCGACGGGTGGAAGCGGCATTCCGCAGGCTTTGCAGCGATTCGACATAAGGTCACGCTCCATGTGCTGGTTCAAATTGGGAGAGCAACCGGTTGTCCGGCTGCTCTCCCGTGATTCTTGTCGGCGTCTGAAGACAGCGTTCTCGGTTAGTTAGCCGATGACGCGGACGTTGCTCGCTTGGGGGCCCTTCTGCCCCTGCGTGGCCTCGTACTCGACCTTTTGACCCTCGGTGAGGGTCTTGTAGCCGTCGGCCTGGATCGCGCTGAAATGCACGAACAGATCCTTGGCGCCGTTCTCGGGGGTAATAAATCCATACCCCTTCTCAGCATTGAACCATTTGACCGTGCCCGTTGCCATCCTGCACCTGCCTTGTACATCGTGCTACCAACCGACTTTGCAGTCTGCTGATGCGTCCATCATTATGACAGGTTTGAGGCCGCTTCGCAACGCGGATTCCGGCCTCCACACGCTCTCCACATCGCCTCCATGCGCGCTCCATGGCCCCGCCGCAGAGTGAAGACGAAGACAAACGACATGGAGGGTCGATCGATGCGAATCGTCGTTGGTGTGCTGCTCGTCCTCGCCGTCGCGGCGGCCGTGTTCGGGATCTACGGCTACTCGTACCACCTCGGTTTCGCGCAGGGCGCGGCCCAGAGCGGCCAGACGCCGGCACCGGGCGCGCCGTATCCGATGCATCCATACGGGTACGGCTGGTACGGACCGTACGGCTACGGTTTTCACCCGTTCGGTTTCTTCGGGTTCCTGTTCCCGCTGCTCTGGATCGCGCTCCTCGTGGTGCTGTTCCGCGCGCTCTGGCGGCGCGGGAGGTGTGGGCGCGGTCCGTGGGGCCCCGGTTCGAGCGGCGAAGGGGGCCCTCGCTGGCTCGAAGAATGGCACCGGCGTCAGCACGAGCCGAAGAGCCAGTCGAGCACGGTGTGAGCCCGCGCGGGCGGGCGCGCTAGCCAACCGGCGCCGCGTCCGCCCGCGTGTCCGCTTCCCGACTCCGATGCCAAAGATCCTCGTCGTCGACGATGAGCCGAAGATCGTCAAGATCGCGCGGGACTACCTCGAGCGCGCGGGTTTTCGCGTGGTGACCGCCTCCGACGGGCCCGCGGTGCTCCCGGCGGTCCGCGCCGAGAAGCCCGACCTCGTCGTCCTCGATCTCGCGCTGCCCGGGCAGGACGGACTCGACGTGACGCGGGCGCTCCGCCGCGAGTCGGACGTGCCGGTGATCATGCTGACCGCGCGCGCCGACGAAGCGGACCGGCTCATCGGACTCGAGCTCGGCGCCGACGACTACATCGTCAAGCCGTTCAGCCCGAAGGAGCTGGTCGCGCGGGTGCGCGCCGTGCTCCGCCGGTGGGACGGCGCCCGCGGCGGGCCCGCGGCGATCCGCGCCGGCGATCTCGTGCTCGACGTCGCGAAGATGGAGGCGACGCTCGCCGGCCGTGTGCTCGCGCTGACCCCCACGGAGTTTCAGCTCCTCGCGTACCTCGCGCGTCAGCCCGGCCGCGTTTTCACCCGCGGTCAGATGCTGGAAGCTGTCCGGGGCTTTGCGGTCGAGTCGTACGAGCGGGCGATCGACTCGCACGTCAAGAACATCCGCCGCAAAGTCGAAGCCGATCCGCACCGTCCCCGGTACGTCCTGACCGTTCCGGGCATCGGATACAAGTTCGCGGACCTGTGATGCGGCGCGGCTGTCCCGACCCGTCGTTCGGCTGGAGGCGCCCCTACCACGGCGGCCGGCCGCCGTGGTGGCCGGAAGGAGAGCCCTGGCCGCCAAGCGGCCGTCCCGCGACCGAGGCGTGGCGGCGGATGCGGGCGCGATTCCTCCGCCGCGCCGTCCTGTTCATCGCCGCGGTCGTCGTGTTTGCGACGGCCCTTTCGTTCTTCGTCCAGTGGACGATGCACGCCGCGTTGCATCTCGGGCCCGCGATGCCGGGAGGTCCGCCCGGGTGGATGTTTGTCCGCCCGCTGTTCGTCGCGCTCGTCATCTTCGTCCTCGCGGTGGCCTTCGGGGGACCCCGCGCCGTGCGCCGCATGGCGGGTCCGATCGAGGACGTGCTGGCGGCGTTCGGCCGCGCGGCGGACGGCGACTTCGCGGCCCGCGTGGCGGAGCAGGGTCCGCCCGAAGCCCGGATCCTCGCGCATGCTTTTAATTCAATGGCGGAGCGTCTGCAGCGGGAGGACGAACAGCGCCGCGACCTGCTGACCGACATCTCGCACGAGCTGCGCACGCCGCTCGCGGTCCTGCAGGGGACCCTCGAGGGCATGCTCGACGGCGTCTACCCGCGCGACAACGAACACCTCGCGATGAGCCTCGAGGAGACGCGGACGCTGGCGCGCCTCATCGAGGACCTGCGCGCCCTCGCCACCGCGGAGCGCGCGGCGCTTCAATTGACCAGGGCCCCTCTCGATCTCCGGGACCCCGCCCGGGACGCGGTCGCGTCGTTCGGCGACCAGGCGGCCGCGGACGGCGTGGCGCTGGCGCTCGCGGACGAAGCGGGACCGCCGCCGGTTGTCGACGCGGATGCCGAGCGCATCCGGCAGGTCTTGAACAACCTCATCGGCAACGCGCTGCGCTACACGCCGCGCGGAGGAGCCGTCACCGTTCGGGCCCGCGCGGCCGGCGACCGGGTGGAGCTGATCGTCGAGGACACCGGCACCGGGATCTCCCCCGAGGACCTGCCCCACGTGTTCGACCGCTTCTACAAGGCGAAGGATTCGCGCGGCAGCGGGCTCGGGCTCGCGATCGTCAAAAGCCTTGTCGACGCGCACGGCGGCACGGCCTCGGCGGAGCGCCGGCCCGGCGGGGGGACGTCGATCAAGATCGTCCTGCCGCGGCGCGGCGCGGCCTGATGGCGGCGGTCGGGTCCGCGGGGCCGTCCGGATTCGAGGGTCCGTCCGGCGCGGCCGAGAACAGACAGTTGTTGATGGCCGCGCTCCGCACCGACGGTCAACCGCCCCTCGCCGCCGACGTCGTCGTCGCCGGCGGCGGCAACGCCGCGCTCTGCGCCGCGATCGAGGCCTCGCTGCGCGGCGCCCGCGTGCTGCTGCTTGAGCGCGCGCCGGAGTACCTGCGCGGCGGCAACAGCCGGCACACCCGCAACATCCGCTACCTCCACGACGAGCGCACGGCGTACGTGACGGGCCCGTACCCGCGGGAGGAGTTCCTCGACGACCTGCTGCGGGTCGGCGGCAGCGCGACCAACACGCCGTTCGCCGAGACGACGATCGAGGAGTCGCGCCGCGTCCCGGAGTGGATGGCCCGCCAGGGTGTGCGCTGGCAGCAGCCGCTGCGCGGGACGCTGCACCTGTCGCGGACCAATCTGTTTTTTTTGGGCGGCGGGAAGGCGCTCGTCAACACCTATTACGACCGGGTGCTGCGGCTCGGCGTCCGCGTCTGCTACAACGCCGCGGTCACCGGTGTCGAGGACCGCGGCGGGGCGGGATGCGCGGCGCTCGCGGAGATCGCCGGCGTCCGGCGCACGATTCCGTGCCGGGCGCTGATCGCCGCGGCCGGCGGGTTCGAGGCCAACATCGGCTGGCTGACCCGCTACTGGGGCGAGGCGGCCCGCCGGTTTTTGATCCGCGGCACACCGTACAACGACGGCACGCTCCTCGCCGCGCTGCTCGAGCGCGGGGCGCAACCGGTGGGCGATCCGAAGGGGTTTCACGCGCTCGCGATCGACGCGCGGTCCCCGCAGTTCGACGGCGGCATCGTCACGCGGGTCGACTCGCTGCCGTTCGGCATCGTCGTGAACCGTGAGGGCCGGCGCTTCTACGACGAGGGCGAAGACATCTGGCCGAAACGCTACGCGATCTGGGGCGGGCTCGTCGCCGCGCAGCCGGACCAGACCGCCTACTCCGTGTTCGACGCGAAGGCGTGGGGCCGGTTCATCCCTCCCGCCTACCCGCCGTACCGCGCGGAAACGATCCCGGCCCTCGCCGCGCAGCTCGACCTCAACCGGGACCAGTTCCTAGCGACGGTGGAGGACTTCAACCGCGGCGCGCCGGCGGTGCGGCGGATTGACATGAGCAGGCTGGACGGCTCGGCCACGTCCGGCGTCGCGCCGCCGAAGACCAACTGGGCGTCGCGCCTCGACACGCCGCCGTTCTTCGCGTTTCCGGTGCGGCCGGGGATCACCTTTACCTACCTTGGTGTGACGGTGGACGCGCGGACGCGCGTCCTCACCGCGTCCGGCGCGGCGATGCCGCACGTCTACGCCGCCGGCGAGTGCATGTCCGGCAACATTCTGCTCCGCGGATACCTCGGCGGCTTCGGCCTGACGATCGGCACCGTGTCGGGGCGGATCGCCGGCCGCGAGGCCGCGGCGCACGCGATGGGCCGCGACGCCGGGGCGGCCGCGGGCGCGGTGGACCGTGTACGAGCCTGAGTTTCTGCGCGAGGCGCAGCGCCAGCTCGGTGTCTGCAACGCGTGCCGCTACTGCGAGGGCTTCTGCGCGGTGTTTCCGGCGCTCGAGCTGCGCGCGGAGGTCGCCGCGGGCGACCTGACGTATCTCGCCAACCTCTGTCACGACTGCCGGGACTGCTACACCGCGTGCATGTTCACGCCGCCGCACGAGTTCGCCGTCAACATTCCGAAGGTGCTGGCGGACGCGCGCGTGCGGACATACGAGCACTACAGCCGGCCCCGCGGGGCGGCGGGGTTGTTCCGGCGGAGCGTCGCGGGCACGGCCGCGTTCTCCCTCGGCGGGATCGCCGCGGTGTGGCTGCTCGTCGCCGCGTTCATGGGCCCGGGCGTTCTCACCGCGGCCCACCGCGGGCCGGGCGCGTTCTACGCGGTGGCGCCGTGGCTCGCCATCACCGTGCCGGCCCTCGCGGTCGGGCTCTACGGCGCGTGGGTCGCGCTTGCCGGCGCGGCGGAGTTTGCCCGCGATATTCGGGCCAGGCCGGGGCCGCCGGGTGCGGCACCGAACGCGGCGGCCGCCGTCTGGCGGGCGACGCTGGACGCGGTGACGCTGCGGTTTCTCAAAGGCGGCGGCGCGGGCTGCTACTATCCGCGGGAGCGAGGGTCATCGCGGCGGCGCCTCCTGCACCACTGCGTCGCCGGCGGATTCGGGCTGGCGTTCGTCTCGACGACGATCGCGGCGATCGAGCAGGACATCGTCGGCCGCATGCCGCCCTATCCGCTGCTGAGCCTGCCGGTGGTGTTCGGCACGGCGGGCGGCGTGCTGCTGATCGCCGGGACCACCGGGTTGCTGGTCCTGAAGGCGCGCAGCGAGGCGGAGCCGGCGTCGGCGGTAATGACGGCGATGGACTACGCGTTCCTGGTGCTCCTCGACCTCGTCGCGATCACCGGGATGCTGCTGCTCGTGCTGCGCGACACACGCCTCATGCCGCCGCTGCTGGTGGTGCACCTCGGTCTGCTGGCGGGATTGTTCATCACGGCGCCGTACGGCAAGTTCATCCACTTCGTCTACCGGTACCTCGCGCTCGCCCGGCACGCGTCCGAAGAGATGCTCGACGCGGCGCAGGCGACCGGGACCGGCGCCTGAAGGCGGGATCAGGGGGGACGCGCATGCGCTGGATTGCCACGGCAACGGGTGCCGTCGTCTTTATCGCGGTGATCTCGGGTGCGGCGGTCGGCCAGCAGCCGATCCGCGGCGGGACGGCCGTCTTCGCGGTGGACACCGATCCGCCGACGCTCAACACCGCGCTCACGACCGGGGCGACGGACGACCAGATCGGCACCCCGATCGAAGGCCAGCTGCTGCTCCTCAACGCCGACGGCAGCGTCCACCCGGCGCTGGCCGAGTCGTGGCTCGTCACGGCGGACGGCAAGACGATCACGTTCCGGATCCGCCGCGGCGTCACGTTTCAGGACGGAACGCCGCTCACGTCCGCGGACGTGAAGTACACGTTCGAGAGCGTGCTCGGCAGGTACCATCCGCAGGCGTCCAAGGCCTTCGCGTTCGTCGCGTCGGTCGAGACGCTGGATCCCTACACGGTCGTCGTCCGCTTCAAAGAACCGTACGGCCCGTTCCTGCACCTGGTCGCCGGGGCGCCGGTGCTGTCGCGGAAGCTGTACGAAGGGACCGACGTCGTGACCAACCCCTACAACCTGAAGCCGAACGGCGCGGGACCCTTCAAGCTGCAGGAATGGGTGCGCGGCGACCATATCACGCTCGTCCGAAACGACGGCTATTACGAGCGCGGGCTCCCGTACCTCGACCGGATCGTGTTCAAGATGATCCCAAACCCGCACGCGCGGACCGTCGCGATCCAGACCGGCGACATCGATTACATCCACGACTATTACTTCAACCGGGCGGATTACAATCTCGTCGCCCACCGGCGGGACATCGTCACGAAGCTCGACCCGGGCTTTCCGGAGGACGATCTGATGATCTTCAACATTCGCAAGGCGCCGCTTTCGGACCGGCGCGTGCGGCAGGCGATCGCCCGCGCGATCGACCGGCAGGCGCTGATCGACCGGGTATATCGCGGGCTCGGCGGCGTGAGCCGCAGCGCGATCGACG
It encodes:
- a CDS encoding ATP-binding protein, whose translation is MRARFLRRAVLFIAAVVVFATALSFFVQWTMHAALHLGPAMPGGPPGWMFVRPLFVALVIFVLAVAFGGPRAVRRMAGPIEDVLAAFGRAADGDFAARVAEQGPPEARILAHAFNSMAERLQREDEQRRDLLTDISHELRTPLAVLQGTLEGMLDGVYPRDNEHLAMSLEETRTLARLIEDLRALATAERAALQLTRAPLDLRDPARDAVASFGDQAAADGVALALADEAGPPPVVDADAERIRQVLNNLIGNALRYTPRGGAVTVRARAAGDRVELIVEDTGTGISPEDLPHVFDRFYKAKDSRGSGLGLAIVKSLVDAHGGTASAERRPGGGTSIKIVLPRRGAA
- the tcuA gene encoding FAD-dependent tricarballylate dehydrogenase TcuA codes for the protein MAALRTDGQPPLAADVVVAGGGNAALCAAIEASLRGARVLLLERAPEYLRGGNSRHTRNIRYLHDERTAYVTGPYPREEFLDDLLRVGGSATNTPFAETTIEESRRVPEWMARQGVRWQQPLRGTLHLSRTNLFFLGGGKALVNTYYDRVLRLGVRVCYNAAVTGVEDRGGAGCAALAEIAGVRRTIPCRALIAAAGGFEANIGWLTRYWGEAARRFLIRGTPYNDGTLLAALLERGAQPVGDPKGFHALAIDARSPQFDGGIVTRVDSLPFGIVVNREGRRFYDEGEDIWPKRYAIWGGLVAAQPDQTAYSVFDAKAWGRFIPPAYPPYRAETIPALAAQLDLNRDQFLATVEDFNRGAPAVRRIDMSRLDGSATSGVAPPKTNWASRLDTPPFFAFPVRPGITFTYLGVTVDARTRVLTASGAAMPHVYAAGECMSGNILLRGYLGGFGLTIGTVSGRIAGREAAAHAMGRDAGAAAGAVDRVRA
- the tcuB gene encoding tricarballylate utilization 4Fe-4S protein TcuB yields the protein MYEPEFLREAQRQLGVCNACRYCEGFCAVFPALELRAEVAAGDLTYLANLCHDCRDCYTACMFTPPHEFAVNIPKVLADARVRTYEHYSRPRGAAGLFRRSVAGTAAFSLGGIAAVWLLVAAFMGPGVLTAAHRGPGAFYAVAPWLAITVPALAVGLYGAWVALAGAAEFARDIRARPGPPGAAPNAAAAVWRATLDAVTLRFLKGGGAGCYYPRERGSSRRRLLHHCVAGGFGLAFVSTTIAAIEQDIVGRMPPYPLLSLPVVFGTAGGVLLIAGTTGLLVLKARSEAEPASAVMTAMDYAFLVLLDLVAITGMLLLVLRDTRLMPPLLVVHLGLLAGLFITAPYGKFIHFVYRYLALARHASEEMLDAAQATGTGA
- a CDS encoding ABC transporter substrate-binding protein, encoding MRWIATATGAVVFIAVISGAAVGQQPIRGGTAVFAVDTDPPTLNTALTTGATDDQIGTPIEGQLLLLNADGSVHPALAESWLVTADGKTITFRIRRGVTFQDGTPLTSADVKYTFESVLGRYHPQASKAFAFVASVETLDPYTVVVRFKEPYGPFLHLVAGAPVLSRKLYEGTDVVTNPYNLKPNGAGPFKLQEWVRGDHITLVRNDGYYERGLPYLDRIVFKMIPNPHARTVAIQTGDIDYIHDYYFNRADYNLVAHRRDIVTKLDPGFPEDDLMIFNIRKAPLSDRRVRQAIARAIDRQALIDRVYRGLGGVSRSAIDARIGWAYNPQVDLQKLYAYNPKAAEALLDEAGLPRKGGGARFQMRLVFDPGHSGFLDMGQVIREQLRQVGIDVQLEAVERNVMIDKVFRNWDFDATLQNYATGGDPAVGVQRLYICSDVRRAPFVNASGYCSKDVDALFAQGAGQAVESQRVAPYRKVQELLAPEIPSLPLVQLAEIDVARSTVHGLWGDGSASYYYGRVWLSK